A window from Flavobacterium gyeonganense encodes these proteins:
- a CDS encoding RagB/SusD family nutrient uptake outer membrane protein: MAAEAQLTADGFGLYGNTAKQWQEMFLIDNAFCKEAIVVQLLSSANTGAAVNSGWEASLRFISQGGKGGMEAPKEMIDLFPMANGSRPTAANNYNEFLFFKNRDPRFYRTFAFSGSYWPYTTSSSTTTVQPTVWAYRWVDNSNKAYFSDANNNEKSPAFVRKMSNPTANSASSFQYSGTDIFEYRYAELLLNIAECYAAKGDIPNTLAYLGKIRNRVGIPSANNYGIGTLTDKYAAIEACLYERRVELAYEGKRYWDVQRWMLYSDDSSINQDNTNVKLGIPTINGTQRTGNFLQYKIKTASSADPLASARAGISVNPDASDFQTQIAALEAFYTNNFVIEKLPDAEALDVVSAKPAKIDFKPNYYIMGLKQDVLALNPWIIQTLGWNGASASGGTFIYQE, translated from the coding sequence TTGGCTGCTGAAGCTCAATTAACTGCTGATGGTTTTGGTTTATATGGTAATACGGCAAAACAATGGCAGGAAATGTTTTTAATTGATAATGCATTTTGCAAAGAAGCTATTGTGGTGCAGTTATTATCTAGTGCAAATACTGGAGCTGCTGTAAATAGTGGATGGGAAGCAAGTCTGCGTTTCATTAGCCAGGGTGGTAAAGGAGGTATGGAAGCACCAAAAGAAATGATTGATTTGTTTCCAATGGCAAATGGCTCAAGACCTACGGCTGCTAATAATTATAATGAGTTTTTATTCTTTAAAAATCGTGATCCTCGTTTTTACAGAACTTTTGCTTTTTCCGGAAGTTACTGGCCTTATACAACATCTAGTTCAACAACTACTGTTCAACCAACAGTCTGGGCTTACCGCTGGGTAGATAATAGTAATAAAGCTTATTTTAGCGATGCTAATAATAATGAAAAAAGCCCTGCTTTTGTTCGAAAAATGTCAAATCCTACTGCTAATAGTGCTTCTTCGTTTCAATATTCGGGAACTGATATTTTTGAATACCGTTATGCGGAGTTATTGTTAAATATCGCAGAGTGTTATGCCGCAAAAGGGGATATACCAAATACCTTGGCTTATTTAGGGAAAATTAGAAACAGAGTGGGTATTCCGTCAGCAAATAATTATGGAATTGGAACTTTAACAGATAAATATGCCGCGATTGAGGCTTGTCTATACGAACGACGTGTAGAGTTGGCTTATGAAGGAAAACGTTATTGGGATGTGCAGCGTTGGATGTTATACAGCGATGATAGTTCAATAAATCAGGATAATACAAACGTAAAACTTGGTATTCCGACTATAAACGGAACACAACGTACTGGAAATTTTTTACAATATAAAATAAAAACCGCTTCTAGTGCTGATCCTTTAGCAAGTGCACGTGCTGGAATCTCTGTAAATCCTGATGCATCAGATTTTCAGACTCAAATAGCAGCTTTAGAAGCATTCTATACAAATAATTTTGTTATTGAAAAGTTGCCAGATGCGGAGGCATTGGATGTTGTTAGTGCAAAACCAGCTAAAATCGATTTTAAACCAAATTATTATATAATGGGGCTTAAGCAAGATGTTTTAGCTTTAAATCCATGGATTATACAAACCCTTGGATGGAATGGTGCTTCAGCTTCGGGAGGAACCTTCATCTACCAAGAATAA
- a CDS encoding RagB/SusD family nutrient uptake outer membrane protein: protein MYYDYFQGYNSPLKSVVGLYNDTRTRLTEEVGGMQNLINPTLSYVNASDGDAYYGTRIEDKMNNNPYSRIRECNAFLEKIDVIGANLDETFRKKFKGQVYYLRAIQYFDLMRVYGGVPIVTNTQDLDIDDPTIKLPRAKVSEVVTQIVADLDMASTLLPDKWDAGNYGRFTRGLL from the coding sequence ATGTATTATGATTATTTCCAGGGATATAATTCTCCATTAAAATCTGTTGTAGGATTATATAATGATACCCGTACAAGATTAACTGAAGAAGTTGGCGGGATGCAAAATTTGATTAACCCCACATTGTCTTACGTAAATGCATCTGATGGAGATGCATATTACGGTACAAGAATTGAGGATAAAATGAACAATAATCCTTATTCCAGAATACGCGAGTGTAATGCTTTCTTAGAAAAAATTGATGTTATTGGAGCAAATTTAGATGAGACTTTTAGAAAAAAATTTAAAGGGCAGGTTTATTATTTGCGTGCAATTCAGTATTTTGATTTGATGAGGGTATATGGTGGTGTGCCTATAGTAACAAATACACAAGACTTAGATATTGATGACCCGACTATTAAATTGCCACGCGCTAAGGTATCTGAAGTTGTTACTCAAATAGTTGCTGACTTAGATATGGCATCTACTTTGTTACCAGATAAATGGGATGCAGGAAATTATGGTAGATTTACAAGGGGGCTGCTTTAG